A single region of the Fusarium fujikuroi IMI 58289 draft genome, chromosome FFUJ_chr05 genome encodes:
- a CDS encoding related to leukotriene-A4 hydrolase long isoform: MAANRDPSTLSNYSAWRTRHTTASFKIDFEEKALKGSVILQLESQTEKESNEIILDSRYVDISTIRINSTESKWELKEYNAPLGAPLHIHVPGGVAKGELIDLAIDLKTTSKCTALQWLTPAQTSNKKHPYMFSQCQAINARSIFPCQDTPDVKSTFTFKLTSSLPVVASGVPVGDHSATPGEEKLYEFEQKVPIPSYLFAVASGDIATAPIGPRSIVATGPNELEECKWELERDMEKFMEVAEKLVFPYKWGAYNVLVLPPSFPYGGMENPIYTFATPTIISGDRQNVDVIAHELSHSWSGNLVSNASWEHFWLNEGWTMYLERRIQAAIHGDTEFDFSSIIGWKALEDAVELFGEDHEYTKLIIKHEGVDPEDVYSTVAYEKGFHFLYYLEGVVGRENFDKFIPFYFTKWSGKSLDSFEFKQTFLDFFNNLGDEKISKNVAEINWEEKFYTPGLPPKPEFDTTLANQCYDLATKWKDANFTPSAKDLENFTANQKLVFLAEVQQSGELSADRAQLMGKTYDFLSSKNVEILSAYYLIALKAHDSAIYQDAATLLGRVGRMKFVRPLFRALNKVDRQLALQTFEKNKDFYHPICKGMVEKDLGL, from the exons ATGGCGGCCAATCGTGATCCCAGCACCCTCTCCAACTATAGCGCATGGCGAACTCGCCATACGACTGCTAGCTTCAAGATCGACTTTGAGGAAAAGGCGCTCAAGGGCTCGGTTATTCTTCAGCTTGAGTCACAGACCGAGAAAGAGAGTAACGAGATCATTCTTGACTCTCGATATGTGGATATCTCTACCATCCGTATCAATTCAACAGAGTCCAAGTGGGAACTGAAAGAGTATAATGCACCCCTCGGCGCCCCTCTTCATATCCATGTGCCAGGCGGAGTTGCAAAGGGTGAACTGATTGATCTCGCCATTGACCTCAAGACGACGAGCAAATGCACTGCTCTGCAGTGGCTTACTCCTGCCCAGACCTCGAACAAGAAGCATCCGTATATGTTCTCCCAATGCCAGGCTATCAATGCCCGCTCTATTTTCCCGTGTCAAGACACTCCTGATGTGAAATCCACTTTCACTTTCAAGCTCACTTCTTCCCTACCAGTTGTTGCGAGTGGTGTTCCTGTGGGAGACCATAGTGCCACGCCTGGTGAAGAGAAACTCTATGAGTTTGAGCAAAAGGTCCCTATCCCCTCTTATCTCTTCGCCGTAGCTTCCGGCGATATTGCGACTGCGCCTATTGGCCCTCGAAGTATTGTCGCCACAGGTCCCAATGAGCTGGAAGAATGCAAATGGGAGCTGGAGCGTGATATGGAGAAGTTCATGGAAGTGGCAGAGAAACTCGTTTTCCCTTACAAGTGGGGAGCTTACAACGTACTGGTCTTACCCCCAAGCTTCCCTTATGGAG GTATGGAGAATCCCATCTATACGTTTGCTACACCTACTATCATCAGTGGTGATCGTCAAAATGTGGACGTCATTGCCCACGAATTGAGCCACAGCTGGAGTGGCAACCTGGTTTCCAATGCCAGCTGGGAACATTT CTGGCTAAATGAGGGTTGGACGATGTACCTTGAGCGTCGTATCCAAGCAGCCATCCACGGTGATACCGAGTTTGAtttctcctccatcatcgGATGGAAAGCTCTTG AGGATGCTGTGGAGCTCTTCGGTGAGGACCATGAATACACTAAACTTATCATAAAGCACGAGGGGGTCGACCCTGAGGATGTCTATAGTACCGTTGCGTACGAAAAGGGCTTCCACTTCCTCTACTACCTAGAGGGCGTTGTTGGTCGAGAGAACTTTGACAAGTTCATTCCTTTCTACTTTACCAAGTGGTCTGGCAAGTCTCTCGACTCCTTCGAGTTCAAGCAAACCTTCCTTGACTTCTTTAACAACCTTGGGGATGAAAAAATCTCCAAGAATGTCGCCGAGATCAACTGGGAGGAGAAGTTCTACACGCCCGGTCTACCCCCTAAGCCTGAGTTCGACACTACATTGGCGAACCAGTGCTACGACCTCGCAACTAAGTGGAAAGACGCT AACTTTACACCAAGCGCCAAGGATCTTGAGAACTTTACTGCCAACCAGAAACTTGTCTTCTTGGCTGAGGTGCAGCAGTCCGGTGAGCTGAGCGCAGACCGAGCGCAGCTCATGGGGAAAACCTACGATTTCTTATCGTCTAAGAATGTCGAAATTTTGTCAGCATACTATCTAATTGCTCTCAAAGCTCATGATTCTGCCATCTACCAAGACGCCGCCACTCTGCTTGGACGAGTTGGTCGAATGAAGTTTGTGCGCCCTTTGTTCCGCGCCCTCAACAAGGTGGATAGACAGCTGGCATTGCAAACAttcgagaagaacaaggattTTTACCACCCCATTTGTAAGGGTATGGTCGAGAAGGATCTCGGCCTTTAG